A window of Roseobacter fucihabitans genomic DNA:
GATCAATCAGTTGCAGCTTGCCATCGCCATGGTCTTCAAAATCATCGCGCAGCATATCGGCCAGTATCGAGATATTCCGCATCGGCGTACGCAGATCATGCGCGGCAAGTGCGACAAATTGCTCTGCGTCATTGTTCAGACAGCTGAGGTTATGGTGCAGCCTGCGCGCTTCATGCTCAGCGGATATGTCAATACTGGTGCCGATGATACCTGTGACTTGCCCCCGCAGATTTCGTTGCGGTTTCAGCGTCCTGCGCCACCAGGTCGCGGTGCCAGAATCCAAAATATTGAATTCATAAATTTTGGGTTCACCACTCAGGATTGCGGCCATGTGATGCTGGTACTCTGGCTCGGCAAGGGAAGGGGGGTAAATATCGCGCGCGGTTTTGCCAATCACCATATCGCGTGACAGCCCGCTTTCCAGCTCAGCAGTGCGGTTCCAGATTGTGTATCGCGGAGTGCCCTCAGTATCCGGCTCAACGACAAAAACACAAGCTGCCACTTGGTCAAAACAATCAGTTTCTGGATCAGTCACTTGTGCCTCGGTCCTCTTCGCTTGCGCGCAGGTTACCGGGTGCAGATTTAAAATCGCGTTAAACCAACCATATTTTCAGACCGTAACCCGTGGCGGTGCAATCAGTTACCACAATTGCCAACGAGGGCTTCGTATTGCGCCGTGATCCAGCCCAGAGCCTGTTCGGGTTCGGAATTCTGAATCCGCTCGGAGAGCTGTGAAAAGACGATGGCGGAGCGGCTTTCATCCACCACGGTATAGGTTTCACCAGTGATCACGGTTTCATAGACAAAAAACGCGATCGCGATGAGCAGGACGCCGCGCGCCACGCCGAAGACAAAGCCAAACCCCTGATCAATACCACCCAGGACGGAGCGTTGCACAACAGAGGCAAACAGCGGCGTAAACAGCGACACCACGATCAGGGCGACGGCAAAAACCAGCGCGAAGGCCCCGATGATGGAGAGTTCACAGCTGTCGGCCAGAAACTCCCCTACGACCGGGATTTCGCGCACCAGCGGCTCGACCTGTGGCGCAAACAGAAAGCCGAGGACGGCGGCCGCGACCCAGCCGACAATCGCCATCACCTCGCGCACAAGCCCTCGCCCGTAAGCCAGCAGGGCTGAAACCACGAGGACCAGCGCCACGACGCCGTCAATGATGGTAAAACCTTCCATAGTTCCGATGCCTTTCCTTCGCGCTTATCCCGCGCCAAATATTTCGCCCACAAACCCGGTCAGATCCGCCATCGTGTTCAGCGCAATACCGTTCACTCCCACGGCTTTGCCACCGCTCGGAGCAATTGCGCTGGTGAAACCAAGTTTTTGCGCTTCTTTCAACCTGTTTTCGGTCTGTGTGGCTGGGCGCAGCGCACCGGAGAGGCTGATTTCGCCAAACACGACTGTATCCGCGGGCAGAGCGGCGTCTTCGCGCGCGCTCAAAAGCGCAGCAGCCACCGCCAGATCGGCGGCGGGTTCGGAGACCTTCATCCCACCGGCGACATTGAGATAGACGTCAAGCCCGGCAAAGGGGATGCCGCAGCGCGCCTCCAGCACCGCCAGGATCATCGCGAGACGCCCGCCGTCCCAGCCGACCACCGTGCGGCGCGCCTGTGAATGGGGCGAGGGGGCCACAAGGGCCTGAAATTCGACCAACACCGGGCGCGTGCCTTCCACGCCTGCAAAGACCACTGAGCCGGGTGAGGGTTCGCCGCGCTCGGATAGAAACAGCGCGGAAGGGTTGGTGACTTCGGCCAGCCCCTTGCCGGTCATCTCGAACACACCGATTTCATCGGCTGGGCCAAAGCGGTTTTTGACCGCGCGCAGGATGCGAAATCGATGCCCGCGCTCGCCCTCGAAATAAAGCACCGTGTCGACCATATGTTCGACCACGCGCGGACCCGCGATTTGCCCGTCCTTGGTCACGTGGCCCACGAGGATCACGGAAACGCCTTTGCGCTTGGCAAAACTGGTCAGTTCGTGGGCAGCGGCGCGTACCTGGCTGACCGACCCCGGCGCGCTTTCGACGTTATCGGCCCACATGGTTTGGATCGAATCGATGATCGCCAGCTGTGGCCTTTCCGCCTCCAGCGTGGTCAGAATATCGCGCAGGTTGGTCTCGGCGGCCAGTTTCACCGGCGCATCTGCCAGATCAAGACGCTGTGCGCGCATCCGCACCTGCGCGCTGGCCTCTTCGCCGGAGACATAGATGGTTTTCAACCCCGAGCGTGCAAATTGCGCGGCGGCCTGGAGCAGGAGCGTGGATTTGCCAATGCCGGGATCGCCCCCAACCAGAATGGCCGACGCCGGCACCAAGCCCCCACCCAGCACCCGGTCCAGTTCGGCGATGCCCGATTGTGTGCGCGGTGGCGGGGGTTCCTGCGTGGCCAGATCGGTAAGGACAATGGACGACCCACGTTTGCCCCCCAGCGATTTCGCCGGACCCTTGGAGATGCCCGCGTCCTGCACAATGGTGTTCCATTCTGCGCAAGCTTCACAACGCCCGGCCCATTTGGTGGTGACATTGCCACAGGCCGAACAGGAGAAGGAAGGGGATTTTGCCATACCGTCTTGTGGCCTAGCCGCTCGGTCGGGTCAAAGGCAAAATGCGCGCGGCACCGGCGCGATTTCTCGTGCTGTGCACGAGGGGCGCTGGGGCTTTATGCACAAGCGTGGCAACGGCCTTTACGCCGCCAAACAGCCGACCGGGCAATCCGGAACGCGGGCGCTCCGAAGCCGTTTTTGATAAATCGCGATTCGCCACAGCTGGGTTACTTGCGGGTCCTGCCAAACAGAAACGTGCTCCCGGAGCACCCGCCGGCTGCACGCTGTGACAGCGAGTGGTGGCTATTCCGCAGCCAATCTGGGCAGCCGTATCACATCGTCTTCCTGAACATTCGCCACAGGTGTCTCAGAGTCTGCAAACTTGATTTCAGGCAGGATCTCTTCGAGGTCTTCGATCAGGCGATCCAGTTGCGATTTGGCAACCGCCTCATCGAGGTCCAGCCGGTTGGCCCATTGGCGAATGTCGGTATGCAGCGCCTTTGCATGATCCAACCGCTCCTGAAAGGTTTCGATCTCCTGCTGGCGTTGCAGCAAAAACCCATGCGCGCGGTCCACGCGCTCATCCGAAAAGCTCTGCGCCAGGTCCTGGCTGATGCGGCTCATCTGGGCGGCGACCTCAAGGATATCGGGCTCAAGACTGCCCAGATCGGGGTGATCGCGCAGATGCACGATGCGTTCCTTCACCGCATCAAATTCGGACGGAGCCTGAAACAGACCCTTGCGGTCATCGCTGTGCACGATGGCATAGGCGCGTGCGATGTCTTCCATGCGCAGCGAAAAGCTGTGGTGGGCCGCTTCCAGACGCATGACGCGCTGGTTGGTCGGCAAAAAGAAACACAGGGACAGGAGTAACAAAGTCATTGCCGCCTGCGCATAGGCACCACCGTTTTCAAGCGTTACGCCATTGATCGCCAGAGGCAGTTCGAGCCAAGGCAAAACGCCCGCGAGCGCCAGCCCGGAAAAGAGCACAGACACCAGAGTTGCAACCGCGATGAGCGCGAGGGCAAAACCCTGGAAAAGAGAACGCGTCATCATCAACGCGGGACGAAATTGTTCCATGGAAATACACTCCCTGAAAATCTTTAACATCGGCAACAAACCGCCGAACCTGGGAGTAACCTATCATAAATGAATCAAAATTTCGAATAAAACTCAGAAATTGGTGAACGTTTCAATCTTTGCGGGCAGATTGTTGCGCCACCTTCTACAGTGGGTATTTCCGGGCAGAATTGTCCCCGGAATACCTAGCGCACGGCCTCAATGGGGCCTTCGGCTTTGCCGTGAATGAACTGGTCCAGATAGGGGTTCCCGCTGCTGTCCATCTGGCTGACCGGGCCAGTCCATTGGATCACGCCCTCATGCAGCATGGCGATATTATCGGCAATCGCGCGCACGGAGGTCATGTCATGGGTGATGGTCATGGCCGTCGCACCCATTTCCACCACGATCTCGCGGATCAGCTCGTTGATCACCCCGGACATGATCGGATCAAGCCCGGTGGTCGGCTCGTCAAAGAAGATGATCTCGGGTTCGGCAGCAATGGCGCGGGCAAGACCGACGCGTTTTTGCATGCCCCCCGAAAGTTCCGCCGGGAAGCGATCCGCCACATCCGGTTTGAGGCCAACACGGCGCAGCTTTTCAATGGCGATCTCGCGGGCCTCGCCGTGCGGGCGCTTGAGCGAGCCGCGCAGCAGGCGAAAGGCCACATTCTGCCAGACCGGCAGGCTGTCAAATAGCGCGCCGCCCTGAAATAACATCCCGAAACGCGCGAGGAAGGCGTCGCGGTCCCCGGTGGCGGCGTCTTTGCCATCCACGGTGATGGTGCCGCTGTCCGGTTTGATCAACCCGAGGATGCATTTGAGCGCGATGGATTTACCGGTGCCGGAACCGCCGATGATGACCATGGAGGTGCCGCTTTGGATATCCAGATCAAGCCCGCGCAACACGTGGTTCGAGCCGAAGGATTTCTTGACGTTTTCCATGCGGATCATAGCGAGAAAAACACCCCCGTGAGCACGAAGTTCGCGGCCAGGATCAGCACGGCTGCGGCCTCCACGGCGGTCTTGGTCGCGCGCCCCACACCCATGGCACCGCGGCCCGAATTCATGCCGTGATAGCAGCCCATGAGGGCCGCGACGAAGCCAAAGACCGCACCTTTGGTCAGCGAGGAGATGATGTCGATCGGTTCAAGAAAGTTCACCGTATTACGGACGTAGCCCGCAGGATTGAACCCCAGCGTGCCTGTCGCCACCGCGTACCCCCCGAAAACTCCGATAATATCGCCAATCCCGACCAGCAGGGGCACCACGATCACCGCAGCCAGAACCCGCGGCGCGGTGAGGTATTTCATCGGATGCGTCGAAAGGGTTACCAAAGCGTCGATCTGCTCGGTGACCTTCATGGTGGCGATTTCGGCGGCAATCGAGGAGGTCACGCGCGCTGCGATCATCAACCCGACCATCACAGGCCCCAGTTCGCGCACCATGCCGACGGCCACGATCTGGGGCACGACGGATTCAGCATTGAACCGCGCGCCGCCCGCATAGATTTGCAAGGCCAGCGCACCGCCGGTGAACACCGTGGTCAACCCGATGACCGGCAGCGACAGCCAGCCAATGTTGAGCAGCGCGGAGAGGAATTCACGGTGATAATAGGGCGGGCGCAGCATATGGCTGACCGCCTCCACGCCAAACAGCGCGATGCGGCCAATCGCGGCGAGCACGGCCATCACGGTGCGGCCAATGAGGGCTAGCGGATAAGTCAAATATAGACGCGCTTGTAGCGCGCTCCCAGTGAGGTCAGTATTTCATAGCCTATGGTATCGGCAAATCCGGCGACCGTGTCCACCGATTGATGCGCGCCGATCAATTCAAGATGCTCGGGGTCCTGCGCCAGCCCGGTGACATCGACCCCGATCATATCCATGGAAATGCGCCCGACCACCGGGACACTGGAGCTTTTGGCATATAGATGTGCGTTGGCACCCATCCCGCGCAGGATGCCATCGGCATAGCCGGCAGAGATTGTGGCGATCCGCGAGGGGCTGCGGGCCGTCCAGGTGTTGGAATATCCGACCGTTTCGCCCACCGCGACATCGCGGATCTGGATCACGGGGATATCCAGCAACACAACCGGGCGCGCGTCGACGTAAGGCAGGCCACCGTAAAGCCCGATGCCGGGGCGTACGAGGTCAAAATGGTATTCGGAACCGAGTAAAATCCCCCCGGTCGCGGCCAGCGAGAGGGGGGCGTCGACGCCTTGTGTCATATCGGTAAAGCATTGCAACTGTTGGGCATTCATCGGGTGATCGGGCGTATCC
This region includes:
- the alr gene encoding alanine racemase, translated to MAVASLSIDLAALSENWRHLNALAQGKAAAVIKADAYGLGLPRVAKALAKSGARSFFVAVAEEGAALRAVLGKGPQISVFSGHMSQDTDLIRDAGLTPMLNSIDQMLRHFEALPGHPFGIQLDTGMNRLGMEAAEWAALRDLALEHKPTLIMSHLACADTPDHPMNAQQLQCFTDMTQGVDAPLSLAATGGILLGSEYHFDLVRPGIGLYGGLPYVDARPVVLLDIPVIQIRDVAVGETVGYSNTWTARSPSRIATISAGYADGILRGMGANAHLYAKSSSVPVVGRISMDMIGVDVTGLAQDPEHLELIGAHQSVDTVAGFADTIGYEILTSLGARYKRVYI
- a CDS encoding CvpA family protein is translated as MEGFTIIDGVVALVLVVSALLAYGRGLVREVMAIVGWVAAAVLGFLFAPQVEPLVREIPVVGEFLADSCELSIIGAFALVFAVALIVVSLFTPLFASVVQRSVLGGIDQGFGFVFGVARGVLLIAIAFFVYETVITGETYTVVDESRSAIVFSQLSERIQNSEPEQALGWITAQYEALVGNCGN
- a CDS encoding ABC transporter permease; amino-acid sequence: MAVLAAIGRIALFGVEAVSHMLRPPYYHREFLSALLNIGWLSLPVIGLTTVFTGGALALQIYAGGARFNAESVVPQIVAVGMVRELGPVMVGLMIAARVTSSIAAEIATMKVTEQIDALVTLSTHPMKYLTAPRVLAAVIVVPLLVGIGDIIGVFGGYAVATGTLGFNPAGYVRNTVNFLEPIDIISSLTKGAVFGFVAALMGCYHGMNSGRGAMGVGRATKTAVEAAAVLILAANFVLTGVFFSL
- the radA gene encoding DNA repair protein RadA, with translation MAKSPSFSCSACGNVTTKWAGRCEACAEWNTIVQDAGISKGPAKSLGGKRGSSIVLTDLATQEPPPPRTQSGIAELDRVLGGGLVPASAILVGGDPGIGKSTLLLQAAAQFARSGLKTIYVSGEEASAQVRMRAQRLDLADAPVKLAAETNLRDILTTLEAERPQLAIIDSIQTMWADNVESAPGSVSQVRAAAHELTSFAKRKGVSVILVGHVTKDGQIAGPRVVEHMVDTVLYFEGERGHRFRILRAVKNRFGPADEIGVFEMTGKGLAEVTNPSALFLSERGEPSPGSVVFAGVEGTRPVLVEFQALVAPSPHSQARRTVVGWDGGRLAMILAVLEARCGIPFAGLDVYLNVAGGMKVSEPAADLAVAAALLSAREDAALPADTVVFGEISLSGALRPATQTENRLKEAQKLGFTSAIAPSGGKAVGVNGIALNTMADLTGFVGEIFGAG
- a CDS encoding ABC transporter ATP-binding protein, encoding MIRMENVKKSFGSNHVLRGLDLDIQSGTSMVIIGGSGTGKSIALKCILGLIKPDSGTITVDGKDAATGDRDAFLARFGMLFQGGALFDSLPVWQNVAFRLLRGSLKRPHGEAREIAIEKLRRVGLKPDVADRFPAELSGGMQKRVGLARAIAAEPEIIFFDEPTTGLDPIMSGVINELIREIVVEMGATAMTITHDMTSVRAIADNIAMLHEGVIQWTGPVSQMDSSGNPYLDQFIHGKAEGPIEAVR
- a CDS encoding DNA repair protein, translated to MEQFRPALMMTRSLFQGFALALIAVATLVSVLFSGLALAGVLPWLELPLAINGVTLENGGAYAQAAMTLLLLSLCFFLPTNQRVMRLEAAHHSFSLRMEDIARAYAIVHSDDRKGLFQAPSEFDAVKERIVHLRDHPDLGSLEPDILEVAAQMSRISQDLAQSFSDERVDRAHGFLLQRQQEIETFQERLDHAKALHTDIRQWANRLDLDEAVAKSQLDRLIEDLEEILPEIKFADSETPVANVQEDDVIRLPRLAAE